One genomic region from Campylobacter concisus encodes:
- the modA gene encoding molybdate ABC transporter substrate-binding protein, giving the protein MKKFLLLMVALFAFGNENLLVSAGGGYKKIVEAVAQNLKKDGVNIDTSFANITAIMAQAKEGKTDVIVGDEDFLKKSDLKIAEYVNLGSGALVLATKKGVKIEKVDELKALSKIAMPDAVKTVYGKRANEFMQKANLSSELKDKILAVAGVPQVVTYILNGEVDAGFINQTELNAHKDEFGSFVLIDKSLYAPANIVAAKLEGCDKKADCEKFLTELKSERSKEIYTKFGIR; this is encoded by the coding sequence ATGAAAAAGTTCTTACTTCTAATGGTTGCACTATTTGCATTTGGCAATGAAAATTTGCTAGTAAGTGCGGGTGGTGGATATAAAAAGATAGTTGAAGCAGTCGCGCAAAATCTCAAAAAAGATGGCGTAAATATCGATACTTCTTTTGCAAACATCACAGCGATCATGGCGCAGGCAAAAGAGGGCAAAACTGACGTGATAGTGGGCGATGAGGACTTTTTGAAAAAGTCTGATCTAAAGATCGCCGAGTATGTAAATTTAGGCTCAGGCGCCTTGGTATTAGCTACTAAAAAGGGCGTGAAAATAGAAAAAGTTGACGAGCTAAAAGCTCTTTCTAAGATCGCTATGCCAGATGCTGTAAAGACGGTTTATGGCAAAAGGGCGAATGAATTTATGCAAAAAGCGAATTTAAGCAGCGAGCTAAAGGATAAAATTTTAGCAGTTGCTGGTGTGCCACAGGTCGTTACATATATATTAAACGGCGAAGTTGATGCTGGATTCATCAACCAAACCGAACTAAATGCACACAAAGATGAATTTGGTAGTTTTGTCTTGATAGACAAATCGCTTTACGCTCCAGCAAACATCGTGGCTGCGAAGCTTGAAGGATGCGATAAAAAGGCTGATTGTGAGAAATTTTTAACTGAGCTAAAAAGCGAGAGATCAAAAGAAATTTACACTAAATTTGGCATAAGATAA
- a CDS encoding nicotinate phosphoribosyltransferase, translating to MNELELKMQGKIDRLTDKTFKLDPRIGEGYFTAKYFLKVNEIIKQNLPDQHVTMQFFQRRDDIVLCGIDEVLAVINKFAKDPIELEIYALNDGDVINANEPVLKISGKYENFGFLENVIDATLTRRSCVATNSRDVIRAANGKDVFSMADRQDDICTQPGDGYASFVGGIKKVATDAQGELTGLKGGGTMPHALIQMCGGDIVKASEIYAKTFENEKVTALVDYNNDVITDALRAANALKERLGAVRVDTSKNLIDKHFEDKDTSKFDPHGVCKELIFALREALDKAGFKHVKIVVSSGFNPQKMSEFEKFNTPVDIYGVGSYLVKNDICGFTGDLVELNGKSEAKFGRKNFASDRLKRVKF from the coding sequence ATGAACGAACTTGAGCTAAAGATGCAGGGCAAGATAGATAGGCTAACAGACAAGACCTTTAAGCTAGATCCAAGGATCGGCGAGGGCTACTTTACTGCGAAATATTTTCTAAAAGTAAATGAGATAATTAAGCAAAACTTACCAGATCAGCATGTGACGATGCAGTTCTTTCAAAGGCGCGATGATATCGTACTTTGTGGCATCGACGAAGTTTTAGCCGTCATCAATAAATTTGCCAAAGACCCAATCGAGCTTGAAATTTATGCGCTTAATGATGGCGATGTCATAAATGCAAACGAGCCAGTTTTAAAGATAAGCGGCAAGTATGAAAATTTTGGCTTTTTAGAAAATGTGATCGATGCGACACTTACTAGAAGAAGCTGCGTAGCGACAAACTCAAGAGATGTGATAAGAGCGGCAAATGGAAAGGACGTTTTTAGTATGGCGGATAGGCAAGATGACATCTGCACGCAACCAGGCGACGGCTATGCATCATTTGTAGGCGGTATCAAAAAAGTCGCTACTGACGCTCAGGGCGAGCTTACGGGGCTAAAAGGTGGTGGCACCATGCCTCATGCGCTTATTCAAATGTGCGGTGGAGATATAGTAAAAGCCTCAGAAATTTATGCTAAAACCTTTGAAAATGAGAAGGTCACGGCCTTAGTGGACTATAACAACGACGTGATCACAGACGCATTAAGAGCTGCAAATGCCCTAAAAGAGAGGCTTGGCGCAGTTAGAGTTGATACTAGTAAAAATTTGATAGATAAGCATTTTGAAGACAAAGATACGAGTAAATTTGACCCGCACGGCGTTTGCAAGGAGCTTATATTTGCCCTAAGAGAGGCGCTTGATAAAGCTGGCTTTAAGCATGTTAAAATCGTCGTTAGCTCAGGATTTAATCCGCAAAAAATGAGCGAATTTGAGAAATTTAACACCCCAGTTGATATTTACGGCGTGGGAAGCTATCTTGTTAAAAATGACATTTGTGGCTTTACAGGCGATCTAGTCGAGCTAAACGGCAAAAGTGAGGCTAAATTTGGCAGGAAAAATTTCGCTTCAGATAGACTAAAAAGAGTTAAATTT
- a CDS encoding molybdate ABC transporter permease subunit, with protein MQELSWLFDPLFLSVKVVLCQGALLIVFGLALAYLLAFYKGKLRAILEMIVTFPLIFPPIATGFLLLYLLGKNGIVGKALNLEIIFSFKALVLAAFIASLPLFVKPVASALGSLSKSLSEAAYSLGKDKFQTAIFVLFPCVAKSVAAAFILAISRGLGEVGITLILGGNIIGKTDTISLAIYNAVYDGKSDEALVLSLVLVVLSFILFGIINLLDKSKI; from the coding sequence TTGCAAGAGCTCTCTTGGCTATTTGATCCACTATTTTTAAGTGTAAAGGTCGTTTTGTGCCAAGGGGCTTTGCTTATCGTTTTTGGGCTGGCTTTAGCTTATCTTTTGGCCTTTTATAAAGGTAAACTTAGAGCCATTTTAGAGATGATCGTAACTTTTCCACTCATCTTTCCGCCCATTGCTACTGGATTTTTACTGCTTTATCTGCTTGGCAAAAATGGCATCGTCGGCAAGGCTTTAAATTTAGAAATTATTTTTAGTTTTAAGGCTCTTGTGTTAGCTGCTTTTATAGCTTCGCTACCACTTTTTGTAAAGCCTGTCGCATCTGCTCTTGGCTCACTTTCAAAAAGCCTAAGTGAAGCAGCATATAGCCTTGGAAAAGATAAATTTCAAACAGCTATTTTCGTGCTCTTCCCATGTGTTGCAAAAAGCGTAGCAGCGGCTTTTATCTTAGCGATCTCGCGTGGGCTTGGCGAGGTTGGCATAACACTTATACTTGGCGGAAATATAATAGGAAAAACCGACACTATCTCGCTTGCCATTTATAATGCCGTATATGATGGTAAAAGCGATGAGGCTCTAGTTTTAAGCCTTGTTTTGGTTGTATTAAGCTTTATTTTGTTTGGGATTATAAATTTGCTTGATAAAAGCAAAATTTAA